A region from the Tigriopus californicus strain San Diego chromosome 9, Tcal_SD_v2.1, whole genome shotgun sequence genome encodes:
- the LOC131887178 gene encoding synaptophysin-like protein 2 isoform X2: MVKVPLSLGVTVRTGICILKASIFSRSFGSRVRANPGGRVVGRQVRAVVQVLSMTHSCPIWNSSPIGTTIMDTAVLQEPRGFMRALQWLFAICAFGSCADFDTIMRYTVTCPNGDIKEIQHNATYPFVLSKQQTVNVTCGESGPAIYLDPPGDFSSDAAFFVFTGVISFLATMAILIVYVFFSPVYENESKKAPLVDFCFTVVIAVFWLSASAAWANGLSGMKHVYGGDWLHAANKCPFPPGGGPAEASSVEYAFTACQVLDSGHYGLANVSVILGFLNFFLWSSNLWFLYKETAWFASRNPNNESLEG, encoded by the exons AT GGTCAAAGTTCCGCTCAGTCTAGGGGTGACAGTCAGGACGGGGATATGTATTTTGAAAGCATCGATATTCAG CCGGAGCTTCGGATCCCGAGTCCGCGCCAATCCTGGTGGACGCGTTGTTGGCAGGCAAGTGCGTGCGGTCGTGCAAGTGTTATCAATGACTCACTCATGTCCAATTTGGAATTCAAGT CCTATCGGTACCACCATCATGGATACGGCGGTGCTTCAAGAGCCCCGGGGCTTCATGCGGGCTTTGCAGTGGTTGTTTGCCATTTGCGCCTTCGGCTCCTGCGCAGACTTTGATACGATCATGCGCTACACGGTCACCTGTCCGAATGGGgatatcaaagagatccagCACAACGCCACCTACCCGTTTGT GTTGTCTAAACAACAAACGGTAAACGTGACGTGTGGCGAGAGCGGTCCGGCCATCTACTTGGATCCACCGGGCGATTTCTCGTCCGATGCggctttttttgtctttaccGGCGTGATCTCGTTCTTGGCCACCATGGCCATCCTCATCGTGTATGTGTTTTTCTCCCCCGTGTacgaaaatgaaagtaaaaaagcGCCTCTGGTC GATTTTTGTTTCACGGTCGTGATTGCCGTGTTCTGGCTCTCGGCATCAGCGGCGTGGGCGAACGGGTTGAGCGGCATGAAGCACGTGTACGGCGGGGACTGGCTTCATGCGGCTAACAAATGCCCATTCCCACCCGGGGGTGGTCCAGCCGAGGCTTCGAGCGTTGAGTACGCATTCACAGCTTGCCAGGTCCTAGACAGTGGGCATTATGGACTGGCCAATGTCTCCGTG ATCCTGGGGTTTCTGAACTTCTTTTTGTGGTCGAGcaacttatggtttttgtacAAGGAAACGGCGTGGTTTGCATCGCGTAATCCGAACAATGAGAGCTTGGAGGGATGA
- the LOC131887178 gene encoding synaptophysin-like protein 2 isoform X1 — protein sequence MNGMTAEAGYRREPVTTSENPNGQSSAQSRGDSQDGDMYFESIDIQPELRIPSPRQSWWTRCWQPIGTTIMDTAVLQEPRGFMRALQWLFAICAFGSCADFDTIMRYTVTCPNGDIKEIQHNATYPFVLSKQQTVNVTCGESGPAIYLDPPGDFSSDAAFFVFTGVISFLATMAILIVYVFFSPVYENESKKAPLVDFCFTVVIAVFWLSASAAWANGLSGMKHVYGGDWLHAANKCPFPPGGGPAEASSVEYAFTACQVLDSGHYGLANVSVILGFLNFFLWSSNLWFLYKETAWFASRNPNNESLEG from the exons ATGAACGGTATGACGGCCGAGGCGGGATATCGCCGAGAACCCGTGACGACCTCGGAGAATCCCAAT GGTCAAAGTTCCGCTCAGTCTAGGGGTGACAGTCAGGACGGGGATATGTATTTTGAAAGCATCGATATTCAG CCGGAGCTTCGGATCCCGAGTCCGCGCCAATCCTGGTGGACGCGTTGTTGGCAG CCTATCGGTACCACCATCATGGATACGGCGGTGCTTCAAGAGCCCCGGGGCTTCATGCGGGCTTTGCAGTGGTTGTTTGCCATTTGCGCCTTCGGCTCCTGCGCAGACTTTGATACGATCATGCGCTACACGGTCACCTGTCCGAATGGGgatatcaaagagatccagCACAACGCCACCTACCCGTTTGT GTTGTCTAAACAACAAACGGTAAACGTGACGTGTGGCGAGAGCGGTCCGGCCATCTACTTGGATCCACCGGGCGATTTCTCGTCCGATGCggctttttttgtctttaccGGCGTGATCTCGTTCTTGGCCACCATGGCCATCCTCATCGTGTATGTGTTTTTCTCCCCCGTGTacgaaaatgaaagtaaaaaagcGCCTCTGGTC GATTTTTGTTTCACGGTCGTGATTGCCGTGTTCTGGCTCTCGGCATCAGCGGCGTGGGCGAACGGGTTGAGCGGCATGAAGCACGTGTACGGCGGGGACTGGCTTCATGCGGCTAACAAATGCCCATTCCCACCCGGGGGTGGTCCAGCCGAGGCTTCGAGCGTTGAGTACGCATTCACAGCTTGCCAGGTCCTAGACAGTGGGCATTATGGACTGGCCAATGTCTCCGTG ATCCTGGGGTTTCTGAACTTCTTTTTGTGGTCGAGcaacttatggtttttgtacAAGGAAACGGCGTGGTTTGCATCGCGTAATCCGAACAATGAGAGCTTGGAGGGATGA
- the LOC131887178 gene encoding synaptophysin-like protein 2 isoform X4: MNGMTAEAGYRREPVTTSENPNPIGTTIMDTAVLQEPRGFMRALQWLFAICAFGSCADFDTIMRYTVTCPNGDIKEIQHNATYPFVLSKQQTVNVTCGESGPAIYLDPPGDFSSDAAFFVFTGVISFLATMAILIVYVFFSPVYENESKKAPLVDFCFTVVIAVFWLSASAAWANGLSGMKHVYGGDWLHAANKCPFPPGGGPAEASSVEYAFTACQVLDSGHYGLANVSVILGFLNFFLWSSNLWFLYKETAWFASRNPNNESLEG; this comes from the exons ATGAACGGTATGACGGCCGAGGCGGGATATCGCCGAGAACCCGTGACGACCTCGGAGAATCCCAAT CCTATCGGTACCACCATCATGGATACGGCGGTGCTTCAAGAGCCCCGGGGCTTCATGCGGGCTTTGCAGTGGTTGTTTGCCATTTGCGCCTTCGGCTCCTGCGCAGACTTTGATACGATCATGCGCTACACGGTCACCTGTCCGAATGGGgatatcaaagagatccagCACAACGCCACCTACCCGTTTGT GTTGTCTAAACAACAAACGGTAAACGTGACGTGTGGCGAGAGCGGTCCGGCCATCTACTTGGATCCACCGGGCGATTTCTCGTCCGATGCggctttttttgtctttaccGGCGTGATCTCGTTCTTGGCCACCATGGCCATCCTCATCGTGTATGTGTTTTTCTCCCCCGTGTacgaaaatgaaagtaaaaaagcGCCTCTGGTC GATTTTTGTTTCACGGTCGTGATTGCCGTGTTCTGGCTCTCGGCATCAGCGGCGTGGGCGAACGGGTTGAGCGGCATGAAGCACGTGTACGGCGGGGACTGGCTTCATGCGGCTAACAAATGCCCATTCCCACCCGGGGGTGGTCCAGCCGAGGCTTCGAGCGTTGAGTACGCATTCACAGCTTGCCAGGTCCTAGACAGTGGGCATTATGGACTGGCCAATGTCTCCGTG ATCCTGGGGTTTCTGAACTTCTTTTTGTGGTCGAGcaacttatggtttttgtacAAGGAAACGGCGTGGTTTGCATCGCGTAATCCGAACAATGAGAGCTTGGAGGGATGA
- the LOC131887178 gene encoding synaptophysin-like protein 2 isoform X3, which yields MNGMTAEAGYRREPVTTSENPNPELRIPSPRQSWWTRCWQPIGTTIMDTAVLQEPRGFMRALQWLFAICAFGSCADFDTIMRYTVTCPNGDIKEIQHNATYPFVLSKQQTVNVTCGESGPAIYLDPPGDFSSDAAFFVFTGVISFLATMAILIVYVFFSPVYENESKKAPLVDFCFTVVIAVFWLSASAAWANGLSGMKHVYGGDWLHAANKCPFPPGGGPAEASSVEYAFTACQVLDSGHYGLANVSVILGFLNFFLWSSNLWFLYKETAWFASRNPNNESLEG from the exons ATGAACGGTATGACGGCCGAGGCGGGATATCGCCGAGAACCCGTGACGACCTCGGAGAATCCCAAT CCGGAGCTTCGGATCCCGAGTCCGCGCCAATCCTGGTGGACGCGTTGTTGGCAG CCTATCGGTACCACCATCATGGATACGGCGGTGCTTCAAGAGCCCCGGGGCTTCATGCGGGCTTTGCAGTGGTTGTTTGCCATTTGCGCCTTCGGCTCCTGCGCAGACTTTGATACGATCATGCGCTACACGGTCACCTGTCCGAATGGGgatatcaaagagatccagCACAACGCCACCTACCCGTTTGT GTTGTCTAAACAACAAACGGTAAACGTGACGTGTGGCGAGAGCGGTCCGGCCATCTACTTGGATCCACCGGGCGATTTCTCGTCCGATGCggctttttttgtctttaccGGCGTGATCTCGTTCTTGGCCACCATGGCCATCCTCATCGTGTATGTGTTTTTCTCCCCCGTGTacgaaaatgaaagtaaaaaagcGCCTCTGGTC GATTTTTGTTTCACGGTCGTGATTGCCGTGTTCTGGCTCTCGGCATCAGCGGCGTGGGCGAACGGGTTGAGCGGCATGAAGCACGTGTACGGCGGGGACTGGCTTCATGCGGCTAACAAATGCCCATTCCCACCCGGGGGTGGTCCAGCCGAGGCTTCGAGCGTTGAGTACGCATTCACAGCTTGCCAGGTCCTAGACAGTGGGCATTATGGACTGGCCAATGTCTCCGTG ATCCTGGGGTTTCTGAACTTCTTTTTGTGGTCGAGcaacttatggtttttgtacAAGGAAACGGCGTGGTTTGCATCGCGTAATCCGAACAATGAGAGCTTGGAGGGATGA
- the LOC131887180 gene encoding eukaryotic translation initiation factor 5B-like: MTSSASSSVSRSRSKSTSKRSSTNNKKKSRETQPDDKPLKDGQTAKRTKSAAKAVKKKKSSSGGGGSGVKKGVAKVTISPKTTNKKVDKSPAKKTDTPTGGKTKSKDKSGKKHHHHHHRRKSEDKKAKSKSGRAKKNDENTPPWPLTTPGRQSSSSAHDSDDGSVLGEEDDDEDRNGVVALVEGDKTNSEDLQSWSEVPSIAHFCSLFRQAFDLLEFDIQELEESFLLMGTEDDTHQLVISLVIKLLKGCSRTFTTNINEDNLNTYLRRLFLSKSEEAEEDNLAFTFKCRQLLEDNVDYADLSLRNRVNILHQLCEFRLEAEDVFEKVKNLDAASLRVEPLGQDSEGVTYWYFYGTRLYKEVPVEREDKSKRKKDKDRKKRKKDKKDKKKKKKRNHRDSLSSDEEDAISEPSFDWSVACLTLQDWEDLTAKYKQSKKKADKELHETLAESFLPEIVTMFAEKEKEERRKLMMMQPKRASNRIERKRREQEDRDRAIALKLEEERQLEEEYDEKLRIENEKRLEEERERAREERLRQREVMKEMRAQRAAEREVTTTFKDDVDEQRKLAMRESSKRDIIKHSMADPPSDLSSDEDEIDEYIPDRKDLKKVESDEEFEKAEEGLEEDLKPLAQKKKEKGNNFANALLKVGTKSTKDVSLDKPIRKSPGRLLETAGRSLLQKTSSSSGGGGGGSSLFKLGGASLLSKGENTNKLSFGLYGGHLPVDHGGFAKSKGGINSDGDSQASTEPDDTEKPSKSKVFTNWGGEFFKKNLDYRANTNKILEKMNLIRDAGGSVSGAVGGTTTSGNNSGSSGLKDLSQNGGTSSMNSTPLGLTSSSISSFIPGERFKALLAGGNSTSSLKRPIDKDSSGTSPKKLKPNSFLGTSSFT, translated from the exons ATGACCTCGTCGGCGTCCTCGTCGGTGTCGAGGTCGAGAAGTAAATCAACCTCTAAGCGCTCGTCGAccaacaacaaaaagaagagtCGGGAGACGCAGCCCGATGACAAGCCGTTAAAGGACGGCCAAACCGCCAAACGCACCAAGTCAGCCGCTAAAGCcgtgaaaaagaagaaaagtagTAGTGGCGGCGGTGGGAGTGGGGTCAAGAAAGGCGTCGCCAAAGTGACCATCTCGCCCAAAACGACCAATAAAAAAGTGGATAAGAGTCCGGCCAAGAAAACAGACACGCCCACTGGGGGCAAAACCAAAAGTAAGGATAAGAGCGGCAagaaacatcatcatcatcatcatcgacgAAAGTCGGAAGACAAGAAAGCCAAGAGCAAGAGTGGGCGGGCCAAGAAGAACGATGAAAACACGCCTCCTTGGCCCCTGACCACACCCGGACGACAGTCCTCTTCGTCGGCTCATGATTCCGATGATGGATCAGTTTTGGGtgaggaggacgacgacgaggatcGGAACGGTGTCGTCGCCTTGGTCGAGGGTGACAAGACCAATTCCGAAGATCTTCAATCTTGGAGTGAAGTCCCGAGTATCGCTCATTTCTGCTCCTTATTCAG GCAAGCTTTCGACCTGTTGGAGTTTGACATTCAAGAGTTGGAGGAATCATTTCTACTCATGGGTACCGAAGATGACACGCATCAGTTGGTGATCAGTTTGGTCATCAAGCTATTGAAGGGCTGCTCCCGCACTTTTACCACCAACATCAATGAAGAC AATCTCAATACCTACTTGCGAAGACTCTTCCTGTCAAAAAGTGAAGAAGCCGAGGAGGACAATCTGGCGTTCACCTTCAAATGCCGTCAATTGTTGGAGGACAATGTAGATTACGCCGATTTGTCGTTGCGGAACCGCGTAAACATTCTCCATCAGCTTTGCGAATTCCGGTTGGAAGCCGAGGATGTCTTTGAGAAGGTGAAGAACTTAGATGCCGCTAGTCTTCGGGTGGAGCCCTTGGGCCAGGACTCGGAAGGTGTTACCTACTGGTATTTTTATGGTACCAG GCTTTACAAAGAAGTACCTGTTGAAAGAGAAGACAAATCTAAACGCAAAAAGGACAAAGAtcggaagaagaggaaaaaagataagaaagataagaagaagaaaaagaagaggaaccaCCGCGACTCTCTATCCTCTGATGAAGAAGATGCCATATCCGAACCCTCCTTTGATTGGTCCGTGGCTTGCCTTACCCTTCAAGATTGGGAGGATCTCACTGCCAAGTACAAACAGTCGAAGAAAAAAGCCGACAAGGAACTGCATGAAACCTTGGCGGAGAGCTTCCTCCCCGAGATTGTCACTATGTTTgctgaaaaagagaaagaagaacgaagaaagctgatgatgatgcaaCCCAAGAGGGCTTCCAATCGTATCGAGAGGAAACGcagagagcaagaagatcgcGATCGTGCGATTGCTTTAAAG CTGGAGGAAGAGCGTCAGCTTGAAGAGGAATACGATGAAAAGTTGagaattgaaaacgaaaagcGCCtcgaggaagaaagagagcgagCTCGAGAGGAACGCCTCCGACAACGTGAAGTTATGAAAGAAATGCGGGCCCAACGAGCGGCGGAACGCGAAGTCACCACTACGTTCAAAGATGATGTGGATGAGCAGAGGAAGTTGGCCATGCGAGAG AGTTCAAAAAGAGATATCATCAAACACTCGATGGCAGATCCGCCTTCCGATTTGAGCTCGGATGAAGACGAGATCGACGAGTACATCCCTGATCGGAAAGATCTAAAAAAGGTCGAAAGCGACGAAGAGTTCGAAAAAGCCGAGGAAGGCCTCGAAGAAGATCTCAAACCATTggcccaaaagaaaaaagagaaagggaACAATTTCGCCAATGCTTTGCTCAAAGTTGGGACGAAATCAACCAAAGATGTGTCTTTGGACAAACCCATTCGCAAATCTCCTGGTCGACTCTTAGAGACGGCTGGCCGCAGCCTTCTTCAAAAGACTTCCTCGAGTagtggcggcggcggcggcggctcATCTCTGTTCAAATTGGGCGGTGCATCGTTGCTCTCCAAAGGAGAAAACACCAACAAGTTGTCGTTTGGTCTTTATGGAGGTCACTTGCCCGTGGACCATGGTGGGTTTGCCAAGAGTAAAGGCGGTATAAACAGTGACGGCGATTCCCAAGCCTCGACCGAACCCGACGATACGGAAAAGCCCTCAAAAAGTAAAGTGTTCACCAATTGGGGAGGAGAGTTCTTCAAGAAGAATCTGGACTATCGTGCCAATACAAATAAGATACTCGAGAAAATGAATCTCATTCGGGACGCGGGAGGGAGTGTTAGTGGCGCAGTGGGCGGGACCACAACCAGTGGAAATAACAGTGGCAGCTCAGGCCTGAAGGACCTGTCCCAGAATGGTGGTACCAGTTCCATGAATTCCACCCCATTGGGGTTGACATCGTCCTCCATCAGTTCCTTCATTCCGGGTGAACGCTTTAAAGCCCTTCTAGCTGGAGGCAACAGTACATCCTCTCTAAAGAGACCCATTGACAAAGATTCGTCCGGAACCTCGCCTAAGAAGCTAAAGCCCAATTCGTTTCTCGGCACCTCGTCGTTCACGTGA